The window GGCGGCAATGGACAACGCCACCGAAAATGCCAAGGAACTTGAGCGTGAACTGAGACTCGAGTACAATCAGGCTCGCCAAAGTGCTATTACAACAGAGATATCTGAAATTGTATCAGGTGCTGCAGCTCTGGAGGATGCATAAAAAGCTTTTTTGCAAGGTGATTAGGTAAAAATTATACAACCTGTTATTTTTAGTTTTTCCGGAGGGATGGCAGAGTGGTCTCCCATAGGGATCCCTTCGGGGGAATGCGGCGGTCTTGACACGTAGTGATCCGCCGGTTGGCGGAAAAACCGTTGAGGCGCAAGTCTCCGGTAAGCTCTTTAAACATACTGAGGTTGAGCTTGTACAGCGCGTATATTTTGCAAAGTGAGAAAAATTTGTCTCATTACTATGGTCACAGCGGTGACTTAGATAAAAGACTTAAAGAACACAATGCTGGTAAAGTGCGTAGCACGAAAGCTTACAGACCCTGGAAATTGATCTATTTTGAAGAGTTTCTGACGAAATCGGAAGCATACAAAAAAGAACAATTTTTCAAAATTATTGATGGTTATAACTATTTGAAATCAAGTGGTATAATCTGATTTAGTAGTTAACGAATCTCTATTTTTGGAGGGATGGCAGAGTGGTCGAATGCGGCGGTCTTGAAAACCGTTGAGG of the Rhodohalobacter mucosus genome contains:
- a CDS encoding GIY-YIG nuclease family protein yields the protein MIRRLAEKPLRRKSPVSSLNILRLSLYSAYILQSEKNLSHYYGHSGDLDKRLKEHNAGKVRSTKAYRPWKLIYFEEFLTKSEAYKKEQFFKIIDGYNYLKSSGII